A genomic region of Papaver somniferum cultivar HN1 chromosome 7, ASM357369v1, whole genome shotgun sequence contains the following coding sequences:
- the LOC113299649 gene encoding putative receptor-like protein kinase At4g00960 isoform X1, whose amino-acid sequence MGVCSILLIIFVNYYLVYTSAQPTFREDFCSGGNYTNSSTYQTNLNFLLSNSLPLFNREGTNNNYRSSSIGSGSDTVHGSCQCRGDLTMNECQVCFDAATRDVIQKIRCPYSKQAIIWYDECVFRYSDESYYSILEDEPVFYMINRSTVTTGTGEFDKILAGLMNNLVNDLGSSSINNFAVGKAKFTASTQIYGLVQCAPDIVPSDCNKCLGRIVGNLSTCCDMQTGARVFNPSCNFRYETYPFYNSTTAAPNSKRKNSQKVAIIIVVPSIIVVLSAIALWYLCSRRTTKETERIDEIYGIQSVESFRFHISTIRAATNNFSNANKLGEGGFGSVYKGTLADAQEIAVKRLSRKSGQGEAEFKNEVVLLVRLQHKNLVRLLGFCLDAEERLLIYNFMPNSSLDRIIFDSVKRTCLDWGKRYNIIGGIARGVLYLHEDSRLKIIHRDLKASNILLDVDMNPKVSDFGMARLFAVDQTQAMTTRIVGTYGYMAPEYAMHGQFSDKSDVFSFGVLVLEILSGKKNNSFNESEVSGDLVSHAWRHWKKGTALDLLDSVLKDSYSESEVMRCIHIGLLCVQENAADRPTMASIVLMLNNYSTSLPVPLVPAFFVPAEEYRIIFRESKDLPSVSTSKSGDSVDEASLTELHPR is encoded by the exons ATGGGTGTTTGTTCGATACTGTTAATCATATTTGTAAACTACTACTTGGTCTACACATCTGCACAGCCAACCTTTCGTGAAGATTTCTGTTCAGGAGGTAATTACACTAATAGCAGTACTTATCAAACTaaccttaatttccttctctcgAACTCTCTCCCTTTATTCAACCGCGAAGGCACCAACAATAATTATCGAAGTTCTTCCATTGGATCCGGTTCCGATACCGTTCACGGATCTTGCCAGTGCAGAGGTGATCTTACAATGAATGAATGCCAAGTTTGTTTTGATGCAGCAACTCGAGACGTTATACAGAAGATAAGATGTCCATATTCTAAACAAGCAATTATATGGTATGATGAATGTGTTTTTAGATACTCCGATGAATCATATTACTCAATTTTGGAAGACGAACCAGTATTTTACATGATAAATCGGTCTACAGTTACTACTGGTACTGGTGAGTTTGATAAGATCTTAGCAGGGCTAATGAATAACTTAGTGAATGATCTCGGTTCTTCTTCTATCAACAACTTCGCAGTTGGAAAAGCCAAGTTTACGGCATCTACACAGATATATGGATTAGTACAGTGTGCTCCAGATATAGTACCAAGTGATTGCAATAAATGCCTTGGTCGGATTGTTGGGAATTTATCAACATGTTGTGATATGCAAACAGGTGCAAGAGTTTTTAATCCAAGTTGTAATTTCAGATATGAAACATATCCTTTCTATAATTCAACTACCGCAGCACCAAATT CAAAGAGAAAGAATTCGCAGAAAGTTGCTATCATTATAGTTGTTCCTTCGATTATTGTTGTACTATCCGCAATAGCATTATGGTACTTGTGCTCGCGAAGAACAACAAAGGAAACGGAGCGTATCGATG AAATTTATGGGATTCAGAGTGTTGAATCCTTCAGATTCCACATTAGTACAATAAGAGCTGCCACTAATAATTTCTCTAACGCAAATAAGCTTGGGGAAGGCGGTTTTGGTTCTGTATACAAG GGTACACTTGCAGATGCACAAGAGATAGCTGTAAAGAGGCTCTCTAGAAAATCAGGTCAGGGCGAAGCAGAATTTAAGAATGAGGTTGTGTTACTCGTAAGACTGCAACACAAGAATCTTGTGAGGCTTCTAGGTTTCTGCTTAGATGCAGAAGAACGACTACTCATCTATAACTTCATGCCGAATTCAAGCCTTGACAGGATTATATTTG ATTCGGTTAAACGTACATGTTTGGATTGGGGAAAACGGTACAACATTATAGGAGGCATTGCAAGAGGGGTTCTTTATCTGCACGAAGATTCTCGACTTAAGATTATTCATCGTGATCTCAAAGCCAgcaatatattattagatgtagACATGAACCCCAaagtttcagattttggaatggcTAGACTTTTTGCAGTGGACCAAACTCAAGCCATGACAACCAGAATTGTTGGAACATA TGGATATATGGCCCCAGAGTATGCGATGCATGGGCAGTTCTCTGATAAATCAGATGTGTTTAGTTTCGGTGTCTTAGTTCTAGAGATTCTTAGCGGGAAAAAGAACAACTCTTTCAACGAATCAGAGGTTTCCGGAGACCTTGTCAGCCAT GCATGGAGACACTGGAAAAAAGGGACAGCTTTAGACTTGTTAGATTCGGTTCTGAAGGACAGTTATTCAGAAAGTGAAGTAATGAGATGCATCCACATTGGATTATTATGCGTTCAGGAAAATGCAGCAGACCGCCCAACAATGGCGTCAATTGTTTTAATGCTCAACAACTACTCTACTAGTCTACCAGTACCTTTGGTACCAGCTTTCTTTGTTCCTGCAGAGGAATATAGAATTATATTTAGAGAGAGTAAAGACCTGCCAAGTGTTTCGACGAGTAAATCAggagatagtgttgatgaagcttCGCTTACTGAATTACATCCCCGGTGA
- the LOC113299649 gene encoding putative receptor-like protein kinase At4g00960 isoform X2 codes for MGVCSILLIIFVNYYLVYTSAQPTFREDFCSGGNYTNSSTYQTNLNFLLSNSLPLFNREGTNNNYRSSSIGSGSDTVHGSCQCRGDLTMNECQVCFDAATRDVIQKIRCPYSKQAIIWYDECVFRYSDESYYSILEDEPVFYMINRSTVTTGTGEFDKILAGLMNNLVNDLGSSSINNFAVGKAKFTASTQIYGLVQCAPDIVPSDCNKCLGRIVGNLSTCCDMQTAKRKNSQKVAIIIVVPSIIVVLSAIALWYLCSRRTTKETERIDEIYGIQSVESFRFHISTIRAATNNFSNANKLGEGGFGSVYKGTLADAQEIAVKRLSRKSGQGEAEFKNEVVLLVRLQHKNLVRLLGFCLDAEERLLIYNFMPNSSLDRIIFDSVKRTCLDWGKRYNIIGGIARGVLYLHEDSRLKIIHRDLKASNILLDVDMNPKVSDFGMARLFAVDQTQAMTTRIVGTYGYMAPEYAMHGQFSDKSDVFSFGVLVLEILSGKKNNSFNESEVSGDLVSHAWRHWKKGTALDLLDSVLKDSYSESEVMRCIHIGLLCVQENAADRPTMASIVLMLNNYSTSLPVPLVPAFFVPAEEYRIIFRESKDLPSVSTSKSGDSVDEASLTELHPR; via the exons ATGGGTGTTTGTTCGATACTGTTAATCATATTTGTAAACTACTACTTGGTCTACACATCTGCACAGCCAACCTTTCGTGAAGATTTCTGTTCAGGAGGTAATTACACTAATAGCAGTACTTATCAAACTaaccttaatttccttctctcgAACTCTCTCCCTTTATTCAACCGCGAAGGCACCAACAATAATTATCGAAGTTCTTCCATTGGATCCGGTTCCGATACCGTTCACGGATCTTGCCAGTGCAGAGGTGATCTTACAATGAATGAATGCCAAGTTTGTTTTGATGCAGCAACTCGAGACGTTATACAGAAGATAAGATGTCCATATTCTAAACAAGCAATTATATGGTATGATGAATGTGTTTTTAGATACTCCGATGAATCATATTACTCAATTTTGGAAGACGAACCAGTATTTTACATGATAAATCGGTCTACAGTTACTACTGGTACTGGTGAGTTTGATAAGATCTTAGCAGGGCTAATGAATAACTTAGTGAATGATCTCGGTTCTTCTTCTATCAACAACTTCGCAGTTGGAAAAGCCAAGTTTACGGCATCTACACAGATATATGGATTAGTACAGTGTGCTCCAGATATAGTACCAAGTGATTGCAATAAATGCCTTGGTCGGATTGTTGGGAATTTATCAACATGTTGTGATATGCAAACAG CAAAGAGAAAGAATTCGCAGAAAGTTGCTATCATTATAGTTGTTCCTTCGATTATTGTTGTACTATCCGCAATAGCATTATGGTACTTGTGCTCGCGAAGAACAACAAAGGAAACGGAGCGTATCGATG AAATTTATGGGATTCAGAGTGTTGAATCCTTCAGATTCCACATTAGTACAATAAGAGCTGCCACTAATAATTTCTCTAACGCAAATAAGCTTGGGGAAGGCGGTTTTGGTTCTGTATACAAG GGTACACTTGCAGATGCACAAGAGATAGCTGTAAAGAGGCTCTCTAGAAAATCAGGTCAGGGCGAAGCAGAATTTAAGAATGAGGTTGTGTTACTCGTAAGACTGCAACACAAGAATCTTGTGAGGCTTCTAGGTTTCTGCTTAGATGCAGAAGAACGACTACTCATCTATAACTTCATGCCGAATTCAAGCCTTGACAGGATTATATTTG ATTCGGTTAAACGTACATGTTTGGATTGGGGAAAACGGTACAACATTATAGGAGGCATTGCAAGAGGGGTTCTTTATCTGCACGAAGATTCTCGACTTAAGATTATTCATCGTGATCTCAAAGCCAgcaatatattattagatgtagACATGAACCCCAaagtttcagattttggaatggcTAGACTTTTTGCAGTGGACCAAACTCAAGCCATGACAACCAGAATTGTTGGAACATA TGGATATATGGCCCCAGAGTATGCGATGCATGGGCAGTTCTCTGATAAATCAGATGTGTTTAGTTTCGGTGTCTTAGTTCTAGAGATTCTTAGCGGGAAAAAGAACAACTCTTTCAACGAATCAGAGGTTTCCGGAGACCTTGTCAGCCAT GCATGGAGACACTGGAAAAAAGGGACAGCTTTAGACTTGTTAGATTCGGTTCTGAAGGACAGTTATTCAGAAAGTGAAGTAATGAGATGCATCCACATTGGATTATTATGCGTTCAGGAAAATGCAGCAGACCGCCCAACAATGGCGTCAATTGTTTTAATGCTCAACAACTACTCTACTAGTCTACCAGTACCTTTGGTACCAGCTTTCTTTGTTCCTGCAGAGGAATATAGAATTATATTTAGAGAGAGTAAAGACCTGCCAAGTGTTTCGACGAGTAAATCAggagatagtgttgatgaagcttCGCTTACTGAATTACATCCCCGGTGA
- the LOC113299649 gene encoding cysteine-rich receptor-like protein kinase 10 isoform X3: MLAKRKNSQKVAIIIVVPSIIVVLSAIALWYLCSRRTTKETERIDEIYGIQSVESFRFHISTIRAATNNFSNANKLGEGGFGSVYKGTLADAQEIAVKRLSRKSGQGEAEFKNEVVLLVRLQHKNLVRLLGFCLDAEERLLIYNFMPNSSLDRIIFDSVKRTCLDWGKRYNIIGGIARGVLYLHEDSRLKIIHRDLKASNILLDVDMNPKVSDFGMARLFAVDQTQAMTTRIVGTYGYMAPEYAMHGQFSDKSDVFSFGVLVLEILSGKKNNSFNESEVSGDLVSHAWRHWKKGTALDLLDSVLKDSYSESEVMRCIHIGLLCVQENAADRPTMASIVLMLNNYSTSLPVPLVPAFFVPAEEYRIIFRESKDLPSVSTSKSGDSVDEASLTELHPR; this comes from the exons ATGTTAG CAAAGAGAAAGAATTCGCAGAAAGTTGCTATCATTATAGTTGTTCCTTCGATTATTGTTGTACTATCCGCAATAGCATTATGGTACTTGTGCTCGCGAAGAACAACAAAGGAAACGGAGCGTATCGATG AAATTTATGGGATTCAGAGTGTTGAATCCTTCAGATTCCACATTAGTACAATAAGAGCTGCCACTAATAATTTCTCTAACGCAAATAAGCTTGGGGAAGGCGGTTTTGGTTCTGTATACAAG GGTACACTTGCAGATGCACAAGAGATAGCTGTAAAGAGGCTCTCTAGAAAATCAGGTCAGGGCGAAGCAGAATTTAAGAATGAGGTTGTGTTACTCGTAAGACTGCAACACAAGAATCTTGTGAGGCTTCTAGGTTTCTGCTTAGATGCAGAAGAACGACTACTCATCTATAACTTCATGCCGAATTCAAGCCTTGACAGGATTATATTTG ATTCGGTTAAACGTACATGTTTGGATTGGGGAAAACGGTACAACATTATAGGAGGCATTGCAAGAGGGGTTCTTTATCTGCACGAAGATTCTCGACTTAAGATTATTCATCGTGATCTCAAAGCCAgcaatatattattagatgtagACATGAACCCCAaagtttcagattttggaatggcTAGACTTTTTGCAGTGGACCAAACTCAAGCCATGACAACCAGAATTGTTGGAACATA TGGATATATGGCCCCAGAGTATGCGATGCATGGGCAGTTCTCTGATAAATCAGATGTGTTTAGTTTCGGTGTCTTAGTTCTAGAGATTCTTAGCGGGAAAAAGAACAACTCTTTCAACGAATCAGAGGTTTCCGGAGACCTTGTCAGCCAT GCATGGAGACACTGGAAAAAAGGGACAGCTTTAGACTTGTTAGATTCGGTTCTGAAGGACAGTTATTCAGAAAGTGAAGTAATGAGATGCATCCACATTGGATTATTATGCGTTCAGGAAAATGCAGCAGACCGCCCAACAATGGCGTCAATTGTTTTAATGCTCAACAACTACTCTACTAGTCTACCAGTACCTTTGGTACCAGCTTTCTTTGTTCCTGCAGAGGAATATAGAATTATATTTAGAGAGAGTAAAGACCTGCCAAGTGTTTCGACGAGTAAATCAggagatagtgttgatgaagcttCGCTTACTGAATTACATCCCCGGTGA